The Solanum lycopersicum chromosome 2, SLM_r2.1 DNA window GTTCACATCCCGTGGAATAGGTGACTGCCAAAGTCCATCCCACCATGCAGGCGGAAGAATTGGAGTACGAGCACATTGCCTTGATTGGTTGTGGCAGCTCAATGTACCAGCAAATCGGTTCCACACGTGCCCCCAACCAATCTGATTCTTTAGGCCTTCTCTAAGCAAGTTACTCTGGAAGCTACTGAGGAAGGTGAAGTTTGATCCAGCAGAGGATCTTTCTTCTTCTGAGAAAGATATATTTGAgtgagaaatttaaaaaagggGCATATTCAACTACAGCTGGAAACTAAACCACTGCGAAGTTACAAAAGTACCAAGGTTGTTAGCTGCAGCCAACGCTGCAACCAGCTGAGCAAATGTGGTCCCAACACGCCGGTGTGCCCCAGAGATAACCGCATGTTTTGCACGTGAAGCAAGAAAGAAATCGACAAATGCCACCCATCTTGGTGCTGTACCCCAATCCTTTGTTCTAAAATCTACAGTATGAAAATTTGAGTTGCCAGATATATTTCCTTTGAAGTGTTTGAAATCAAAGTGAAGGACCTAGCGAAAACAAATGAAAGAATGTCAATAACCCAGATCCATCAGATTGTTGAAGTCGAGCACTACAGATTGAATCACTCATAAGTCATAACTACTGATTCCTGTTGTGTTCAGAGATTATGAAGCAATGCGGAATTGACAAAAGAAGCTTACTTCTGCAAACTGATTCAAATCTGGAGCAATATCTCTGACTAGAGAAGGATTATCTGAAACCAAAATTATTCTGGGCTTGGAGATCAATTTTAGACTTTCGACAGATTTTCTGATGCAAGAGAAGGCTGCTTGAACTGCTCTAATGGACCTGAGAAAATACAACGGAGGaatattgataattaattaaggggtaCGGGCTCATGCCAATCTGTCAGACTACTGAAATTTGTACACTGCAAAAATGGGAAATACACACAACATCAATCATCCCAGCACTACATGTATGATCCAGGTTCGTTGGAAAGGAACAGCAGCACCAAAAAAGCTTTGATAACCTCTGTTATAAAAATGTATCATTGTAATAAATTGCAAGTGTTTCAAGGGAGGATAAACTAATTTCATGTAGAAATATTCTCCTTTTACTTTCTTTCTGATTcacaaacacacacaaaaaaaaaaaggagaaccCCATACAAGTCGGTGTACTATTGACCTCATCTGACCAAATTGGGGTCATATTACCTAGATCCTGAGGCCTTTAAAAGTTTCAAATATCATAAGATTTggatagataaaaatattaaaatgcaaTGTTTTCCCCTAAGCATCACCattcaaaatgaaaagaaaatttggaacaACAACTTAACCAATGTAAAAGTAATTACAAAAATCAACAATCCTCTCTTGAGCTCCAATTGTTGCCCAACAAAAAACCAATGTGTTGTTTAAGGGACGAAAGAAATTATCACAAAGCAATGACAGAAGgtttttcctttcctttatTTGGTCCGGATAAGAATTAACCTCTCGTTTTCTTGCTCTTCCATCATCCAAACCAAACaatattagggttttttttcaaactctcagtttcattctcttcttttcccttCACTAGTTCCGGAACATTGCATAAAAGATGAActtatgaaataatgattatCTACTGTAATTACACTCTAATATCAAACAAAGTGCCAGAGGTTAATGATGTttcttcattcatgcattgggAAAGATGAGCGAAGAAGATATAGAACTACGTTCTAAAATAGCCACTGGTCCATATGGACTTCAAGGACAGAACAAAACAGGAGCTTCTATGATTAAAGGAACTAGCTTCAACTTTGGAGCTTAAATGTCTTAGGCAACTAGTATTCTGGTATAGAAAACAATGTGATCAATAGCTTGTATACTTTTTGACTCATTTCTATTCTAGATTAAAATAGATCCAACAAAAATTGCTTTATAGTCTATCTCAGATAAAAATTGTCAAATATCCAATGCACATTCATTTGGAGAATTCAAAAGGAAAAAGTCACTGACGAAAGAAACTGatgtgggggtggggggtgggggacAGAAGGACTTCGAGTGACTAAAGTGGCAAGAGAGGACTGTAGAATTTTGTAAGAAGGTACGGCCAAATCTCCTTTTCCTCCAATTCAATCTTCCTGGGTTAGTTTGGACTATGATTTGAGTGCAACTCAATCACTACAAAAACATGGAGGGGGCATTACTCAACAGAACACTGGTAAGAGACCAAGCAAATTATTCAACTTCAGAGAGTGTTCTTTCTTTTATAAGAAATcagaataataatttataatatgtcGAATGGAAGGATAATCCAGGTACACTACCTATTCATAAGCATCCGCATGTGTAGAGCAATATCAGGGTCAGCACCACTTCTCAATGCCCAGTTCACAGCATGTTGAATATTCTCTGACGGAAATATGAGAAGTCTCATTAGCTCCCCAAAAACATTAGGCCTATGGTGAAGGTCATCTGGTTTCCCGAATAAATTGGATGCTGCTATCCTCATGTCATCATGTACAttcttcaagaaaaattgaGCAGCCACAGCATCTGTTGTATTCTGGAACCTGTCCCAACAAAGTCAGTCAAATGAATACTCTTTTCTTGTTAAAATTTTGGACAAGTGGAGAGAAGAAGGATCATGAATGATATTCTCATTTACCAGATAATAGGTTGTTCCCAGACCCTCCAATTGCTACACAGAACATTAGTTCGTGCTGGCTTCTGGAAATCATCAATTCTGATAACAAGATGCCTCCCATATTTGGTCAGACAACCATTTTGTCTCCAAAGGTGCTTGATTTCTTTCAATGTGAAGGTAAGATTGGAGTAAGAGATGAAATCCTCAAAAGGAAATCTACCCCTGAAGTTTTGAAAATGCAAAAATTAGACATAAAGAAGATATTTCTGGAGTACTAAGGCAGAATTTGAGCAATGCATGATCAGTACTT harbors:
- the LOC101243950 gene encoding uncharacterized protein, giving the protein MRSQLGSRRRRLSPHRALIATAAFTVVGLLILTLRSVDPSTQLPITTSENVNAKPADTNLHSNHSDAQPLKTCATVEEMGEVFRSGFWKESYRVRKIIESHFAINGASRVRSLPPEEFCRHGFVLGKASEAGFGNEMYKILTAGALSVMLNRSLIIGQSRGRFPFEDFISYSNLTFTLKEIKHLWRQNGCLTKYGRHLVIRIDDFQKPARTNVLCSNWRVWEQPIIWFQNTTDAVAAQFFLKNVHDDMRIAASNLFGKPDDLHHRPNVFGELMRLLIFPSENIQHAVNWALRSGADPDIALHMRMLMNRSIRAVQAAFSCIRKSVESLKLISKPRIILVSDNPSLVRDIAPDLNQFAEVLHFDFKHFKGNISGNSNFHTVDFRTKDWGTAPRWVAFVDFFLASRAKHAVISGAHRRVGTTFAQLVAALAAANNLEEERSSAGSNFTFLSSFQSNLLREGLKNQIGWGHVWNRFAGTLSCHNQSRQCARTPILPPAWWDGLWQSPIPRDVNRMEAYGIHLSGFGTFDDNQLHSFCSTRKKPVLTIPLI